The genomic interval TGCTCAATGATTTTCACTTTAAAAAAATTTTTTATTCCTGTCAAATTTGCAACAAATTTTGATTTAGGATTTTTGAAAACTTCCTGTGGAGTACCCGATTGAATTATTGTTCCGTTTTGTATGATTGCAATTTTGTGAGCAAGAGTTATTGCTTCTTCGTAATCGTGAGTGATATGAATTATTGTTATTCCTTTTTGATTTATTTTTCGCAACAGTGAGCGTATTTCAAATTTTAGTTGAACATCAAGAGAGGTTAATGGTTCGTCAAGTAAAAGTATTTCTGGGTCAGAGGCTAAGGTTCTTGCCAAAGCAACCCTCTGTAGTTCGCCACCTGAAAGAGTTGCAGGTCTTCTGTTAAGCAATTGAAGAATTTCCATCTCAGAAGCAAGCTCTTTGACTTTATTATTAATTTCAACTTTTGTTAATTTTCTTTTTTTTAGAGGATATGAGATGTTTTCTTTGACAGATAAATGAGGAAAAACAGCATAATCCTGAAAAAGTAATCCGAATTTTCTGTGTTGAATTGTTTCATCTGTAATATCTTTTTCTTGATAAAAAATTTGTCCGCTATCAGCTTTTTTTAATCCTGCAATAATTTCAAGAATAATAGTTTTTCCTGCACCCGACTCACCAAGAAGAACAA from Bacteroidota bacterium carries:
- a CDS encoding ABC transporter ATP-binding protein yields the protein MLELKNISKKFKDFSLKKLNFKVEKNEYFVLLGESGAGKTIILEIIAGLKKADSGQIFYQEKDITDETIQHRKFGLLFQDYAVFPHLSVKENISYPLKKRKLTKVEINNKVKELASEMEILQLLNRRPATLSGGELQRVALARTLASDPEILLLDEPLTSLDVQLKFEIRSLLRKINQKGITIIHITHDYEEAITLAHKIAIIQNGTIIQSGTPQEVFKNPKSKFVANLTGIKNFFKVKIIEHPDKKIKLAQINEKLSFKIHSGIKDKEGFIFLSNKNILISNSKLSSSALNNFSATITDIFPAKLGYEIIADIGVKISIKVSDESLKDLKLEIGKSVWLTFKASSLRFLKK